Genomic DNA from Candidatus Koribacter versatilis Ellin345:
TCCACGTGCATGTGAGGATCAATTCCGGCGCGCGCCAGTCCGGTAAGAATTTCCGCCAACGGCTTCGCCTGGAAGTACACATCCGGCCCGCGGCTCTTTCCCGGCACCCAGTTCGGAGCCTGTTCGGTACCGGCATTCACCCTGTATGGTTCGAGCATATTGCCGGTTAGTGCTGGCGCAGCAATTACGCCATCCAAATAAAGCTTCGCGTTGCGCACGGTGATGCCGGGGCTTACTTTCGGAGCCCCCTGGTCATAGTTCTTCGCGTAGGCAACGATCTTCGCCACAGCCTTTGCAGGATCACCCGCTTCTTCCGGCGCGATTTGCGGCGCGAAGTGCCCACGTGCGGTCAGCTTGCCGCTCTTTTGAAGTTCGGTGAACGCAACCATACTCCCTTCAGGAGTGTCGGCATCCAGAAACGTCGTTACTCCCTGTGCGTTCATCGCCTTCAGCGCAAGCTTTGCGGCGGCGAGGTCGTCTTGCGCCGTCGGCTTAGGCAAGAGTTTGGAACAGAACTCCTGCGCAGCATCTTCCAGCAAGCCAGTCGGATTCCCGTTAGCATCGTGCCAAATCTTGCCGCCCAACGGATCGGCCGTTTCTTTCGTGATCTTCGCCAGCGCCAGTGCGCGGCTGTTCGCGAGCGCCGTGTGACCAAATGACGAGAGAACAAAGATCGGCCGCTTGGTCTTGAGCGCATCCAGCGTGGCGCGACTGGTCTTCACGCCGGCAGGAACCATGCCCTCTTGAAACCAGCTCACCACCTCCAGCCATGTGTCGGGTTCTTCGTTCTTCGTCTTGTCGAGACAGGCTTGGATGCGCTTCTGCATCTCCTCGACGGTAATCGGTTCGTAATTCAGGCTGCACTTCTGCAGCTTCAGGCCGGCTTCCAACGGATGCATGTGGCCGTCTACAAGGCCCGGCATCAGGAAACCGCCATGCAGGTCCGTGACCTTTGTATTCTTCCCGACGAATGGCTCGACGCCCGCATTGCCGCCTACATAAACAATGCGCCCTTCGCGCACGGCCACAGCTTCTGCGGCGGTCTGTTGCCCATCCGCCGTAAAAACCACACCATGCCGATAGATGCGATCGGCGGGTTGCTGCTGCGCGAAGAGTATGGTTATCGACAACACTGTAGCGAGGATCGTAACGAGAGATCGGACCATGTTTGGGCTCGGATGAACTTTGGCCGAAGGGTAAATGATTGACCCTCTCAAGTAAACGTACAGTTCCCGAAACCTGTGCGGAACTTCTCGCGAGACCACCTAGCGCTTCCTGCTAAACTCGCGCCCATATGCGGACCACCGATCCGGAAGTCTCGGACGTCATTCTCGACATAGATCCGCAGACGATGACACGCCGTCCTGTATCGAAGCAGGCCGCTATCGCTGCTTTCCTCGCGTCGGGAAACCACTCGGCGGCGCGTGTTGTGCAACGGATCCCCGAGCGCGATGGCGCGTTGGATCCCGACTATGTGGACAGACTTCTCGTCCGTGTCCACACCGAGATGCAGTGGCTCGCCGAAGAGTTTCAGCACGGGCGTCGCTTGCGGGAGTTGATCGGGCCAATGCTGCGCGTGTTGCGCGAGCGCCGTCCGCCTCCCTATCGCGTTGTCGATGTCGGCTGCGGCACGGGCTTCGCGATCCGATGGCTTGCCGCGCGTGGTGACTTCGGCCCGGATGTCGAACTCATTGGCGCCGATTTCAACCCAGAGCTAATCGCGGAAGCCCGAAGGCTCGCGTCAGCCGAAAATCTACCCTGCCGCTTCGTGCTCGCAGACGCATTTCGTCTCCCCGAACCCGGGCACATTTTTGTTACCACCGGCGTGGTGCATCACTTCCGCGGCGACGCGCTCCGCTCCTTCTTCGCGCAGCATGAGCAGCCGGAGTCACAGGCTTTCTTTCACTTCGACTTCCAACCCGGTCCGCTTGCGCCGATCGGCTCGCGCTTCTGGCACTGGCTCCGTATGCGCACCGCGCTAGCTAGACACGATGGCGTGCTCTCCGCCGTTCGCGCGTATACCGCAAGTGAGCTGACCTCTGCCGCGCGGGCGGGCACGTCGAACTTTCTCATTGGAATGTATGGCCAGAAGATCTGGTCGACGCCGCTGCCGCGCGTCTTTCACACCCTTGTCGGCTTTCGACCCGAGTTGCGCGAGCCATTTCTGCATGCGCTCGGCGTGCGAGCCGGGCGCATGGGGGAGCTGCGGTGATCCTCGTCGCGCTCTACGTGCTCGCCACCACCGACGGTACACTCTGCGGCATCCGCTCCGGCGCTGGACGCAGCTCGCTCATCCACAAACGGCGTTACTACGTCGACGGCATGTTGTACGGGGCTTTCCTCGCACAGATTGCGTCGGCGATCTCGGGTCTGGCATTGTTCGCAACATGGCGTCTCACCACCGAGCGTGCCGCCCTCGCCCTGGACCTGGTTGGTGCCGCCCAGCGAATGCTGTGGGTTCTGGTCCCATACGCCATCGTGATTTTCGCGTCGTTCCTGGTTCGCTGGATTCCCTCGACGGACATCCGCAGCGCCACCAGCGTCATGATCTTTGGCCCCATGACCGCAATCCGACCCGTAATCGCGGTGGCCTCCGTGACTTATGGCATCATTCCGGCACATTTGTGGTCGGTTCGAGCGCTCGGCGTGTTTATCCTTGCGCTGATGTTCTGGGTGCAGTGGCGCGTCGATGCGCGCGCGGAACGGCTTTTTCTCGCCGATCATCCCGGCTCGCCGGCAAGATAGCGGCTACGACGTCCTCGGCCCCCGAGCGTTACCTGCCGCTTGCAGCACAAGATTGTCAATCAGCCGCGTGTTGCCGATCTG
This window encodes:
- a CDS encoding amidohydrolase, translating into MVRSLVTILATVLSITILFAQQQPADRIYRHGVVFTADGQQTAAEAVAVREGRIVYVGGNAGVEPFVGKNTKVTDLHGGFLMPGLVDGHMHPLEAGLKLQKCSLNYEPITVEEMQKRIQACLDKTKNEEPDTWLEVVSWFQEGMVPAGVKTSRATLDALKTKRPIFVLSSFGHTALANSRALALAKITKETADPLGGKIWHDANGNPTGLLEDAAQEFCSKLLPKPTAQDDLAAAKLALKAMNAQGVTTFLDADTPEGSMVAFTELQKSGKLTARGHFAPQIAPEEAGDPAKAVAKIVAYAKNYDQGAPKVSPGITVRNAKLYLDGVIAAPALTGNMLEPYRVNAGTEQAPNWVPGKSRGPDVYFQAKPLAEILTGLARAGIDPHMHVDGDGAVNAALNGIEAMRTAVGSADIRPGLAHCEIVGPANFTRFKALGAIPVLSFQWEKPAGDTVGLTNYFGPERMKILEPAGLLANAGARVVYGSDWPVDLLDEWFALKVGVTRMNAPSAGFQGKLGEDPGLSPEQVLRAITIDAAYELHTEQLTGSLEVGKVADLIVLDRNPLKIAPEDIANVKVLETVVGGKTVYEATR
- a CDS encoding class I SAM-dependent methyltransferase, encoding MRTTDPEVSDVILDIDPQTMTRRPVSKQAAIAAFLASGNHSAARVVQRIPERDGALDPDYVDRLLVRVHTEMQWLAEEFQHGRRLRELIGPMLRVLRERRPPPYRVVDVGCGTGFAIRWLAARGDFGPDVELIGADFNPELIAEARRLASAENLPCRFVLADAFRLPEPGHIFVTTGVVHHFRGDALRSFFAQHEQPESQAFFHFDFQPGPLAPIGSRFWHWLRMRTALARHDGVLSAVRAYTASELTSAARAGTSNFLIGMYGQKIWSTPLPRVFHTLVGFRPELREPFLHALGVRAGRMGELR